From Vespula vulgaris chromosome 11, iyVesVulg1.1, whole genome shotgun sequence, the proteins below share one genomic window:
- the LOC127067473 gene encoding elongation of very long chain fatty acids protein 6 codes for MNKMDYMEVTCPNYSYVFNFEEKFMHQDTRAWMLKHWTSAFYYCGIYMILIFGGQHYMASRPKFELRGILTLWNTLLASFSIIGFTRTATEFIHVLRNHGLYYSVCIPSFIVQDRVSGFWTWMFVLSKLPELGDTVFIVLRKQPLIFLHWYHHITVLLYSWFSYTEYASSARWFIVMNYCVHSLMYSYYALKAMRYSPPKWISMLVTGLQLSQMVMGCAINVWAYQYLKQGQSECHISRLNIRLSLAMYFSYFVLFAQFFHKAYLGRDSSRKSMKKLYTNGMITASSSTTSMTMEDHMVVPTKYANGKLKEN; via the exons atgaACAAAATGGATTACATGGAAGTGACTTGTCCAAATTACTCGTACGTCtttaatttcgaagaaaagtttATGCATCAGGATACAAGAGCATGGATGTTGAAACATTGGACAAGTGCATTTTATTATTgtggtatatatatgatattaatttttggtGGTCAACATTACATGGCTAGTAGACCGAAGTTCGAACTACGAGGTATACTCACTCTATGGAACACCCTATTAGCATCGTTCTCCATTATTGGATTCACCAGAACGGCGACTGAATTCATTCACGTGCTCAGGAATCATGGACTTTATTACAGTGTTTGTATACCAag tTTCATCGTTCAAGACCGAGTGTCGGGCTTTTGGACATGGATGTTCGTGTTATCGAAGTTACCGGAGCTAGGTGATACCGTGTTCATTGTTCTACGTAAACAACCGTTGATATTTTTACATTGGTATCACCATATAACCGTGTTGCTATATTCATGGTTCTCATATACGGAATACGCGTCATCGGCAAGATGGTTCATCGTAATGAATTATTGCGTTCACTCGTTGATGTATAGCTATTACGCATTAAAGGCTATGCGTTATTCGCCACCAAAATGGATCTCGATGCTGGTCACGGGATTGCAATTGTCACAAATGGTGATGGGCTGTGCCATAAACGTGTGGGCTTATCAGTACCTGAAACAAGGACAGTCGGAGTGTCACATATCACGATTAAACATCAGGCTTAGCCTGGCTATGTACTTCAGTTATTTCGTCCTATTCGCACAGTTCTTCCACAAGGCCTATTTGGGCAGAGACTCCTCGAGAAAATCTATGAAGAAGTTATATACTAACGGTATGATTACGGCGTCTTCGTCTACCACGTCTATGACGATGGAAGACCATATGGTCGTACCAACGAAATACGCGAATGGTAAACTGAAGGAAAATTAA
- the LOC127067483 gene encoding transmembrane protein 242 — protein MAAQSEDMFSHETDTIEQSKKEVKTYIKGIEKEKEKFYAAIFLSTVTGLSAFIGFGTTLASVRKKDPKYFDKGLSGSRRLQETGTLLAFRALCWGTFYAVTGCGLLFYGIWKISGAKNAEEFRYKMGSLLPKIPKNNPPQSRVEFEGLTDLLTYIAEDWGKKKD, from the exons ATGGCCGCTCAATCTGAGGATATGTTTTCACATGAGACCGATACGATAGAACAgtcaaagaaagaagtaaaaacatatattaaaggtatcgagaaagaaaaagaaaaattttacg CAGCAATTTTCTTAAGCACCGTCACTGGCCTGTCTGCTTTTATCGGCTTTGGTACAACACTTGCCtcggtaagaaagaaagatccaAAATACTTTGACAAAGGATTAAGCGGATCTAGAAGGCTCCAAGAAACAGGCACATTGTTAGCCTTCAGAGCACTCTGTTGGGGTACATTCTATGCCGTAACAGGATGCGGTCTTCTGTTTTATGGTATCTGGAAGATCTCTGGTGCAAAAAATGCTGAagaatttagatataaaatggGATCGCTTTTACCAAAGATTCCTAAAAACAATCCTCCACAAAGTAGAGTAGAATTCGAGGGTTTGACCGATCTTCTTACGTATATTGCCGAAGATTGGGGTAAAAAAAAG GACTGA
- the LOC127067487 gene encoding nuclear envelope phosphatase-regulatory subunit 1, which yields MSLDQTVCEDLKAFERRLTEVIASLQPATLRWRMLLGFISVCTAVGAWHWLTDPNTSAVSFTQSLCNHPFFTTASIILVILFMMGVHRRVIAPSIITQRARSVLGDFNMSCDDTGKLILKPKRPTHPHET from the exons ATGTCTTTAGATCAAACTGTGTGCGAAg ATTTAAAGGCGTTTGAGAGACGTCTCACTGAGGTTATTGCAAGTTTACAACCGGCTACTCTACGATGGAGGA TGTTGTTAGGTTTTATCTCAGTTTGCACCGCAGTTGGTGCTTGGCATTGGTTAACAGATCCAAATACATCTGCAGTTTCTTTTACTCAAAGTTTGTGCAATCATCCATTCTTTACGACTGCTAGTATCATATTGG taatattattCATGATGGGAGTACATAGGCGTGTTATAGCACCTAGTATCATAACCCAAAGAGCAAGAAGCGTATTAGGAGATTTTAACATGAGTTGCGATGATACAGGAAAGCTTATTCTTAAGCCTAAAAGACCTACGCATCCTCATGAGACATGA
- the LOC127067471 gene encoding regulation of nuclear pre-mRNA domain-containing protein 1B, with protein sequence MTGFTESALVKRLMDLNPSQQSIQTLSLWLIHHRKHHPTIVKVWFREMCKVKDNRKLMFMYLANDVIQNSKKKGPEFGKEFETVLPKAFEHMKGFDEKTRERLNRLLQIWEERGVYDKAQIAEFKAAFLDTIKDPGTPPPKKKPKIDLDKKEKKERKKSETEVEVDGTKELHVTLSPRTPAGDPPETEELIKALMDLENTASSDAGVRERIASLPPEVSEVSLLANLADRSAADQLSIAVNEAAALLADYNGRLQAEMEDRRRLLTMLRDYTLAQRQLLQQAQTTLEDYKEKLKKVCAVRSEVKSHISNLPDLTQLPDVTGGLAPLPSAGDLFSMH encoded by the exons ATGACAGGTTTTACAGAAAGTGCTCTTGTCAAGAGACTAATGGATTTAAATCCTTCACAACAAAGCATCCAAACACTTTCACTTTGGTTAATACATCACAGAAAACATCACCCGACCATCGTAAAAGTCTGGTTCAGGGAGATGTGCAAAG TGAAGGACAATCGTAAGTTAATGTTTATGTATTTGGCAAATGATGTTATCCagaatagtaaaaagaaaggtcCAGAATTTGGCAAAGAATTTGAAACAGTATTACCAAAAGCGTTTGAACATATGAAAGGATTTGATGAGAAAACAAGGGAAAGATTAAATAGGCTATTACAAATTTGGGAAGAGAGAGGTGTTTATGATAAAGCTCAAATAGCGGAATTCAAAGCAGCTTTCTTGGACACTATTAAAGACCCGGGTACTCCACCGccgaaaaagaaaccaaaaattGATCTAGACAAG aaggaaaaaaaggagaggaagaaatcaGAGACTGAAGTTGAAGTAGATGGTACCAAAGAACTTCACGTGACGTTAAGTCCGCGTACTCCAGCTGGTGATCCACCAGAAACAGAGGAACTAATCAAAGCTTTAATG GATTTAGAAAATACAGCATCGTCGGATGCTGGTGTTAGAGAACGTATCGCATCCTTACCACCAGAAGTTTCAGAAGTATCGCTTTTGGCAAATCTTGCAGACAGATCTGCAGCTGATCAATTGAGCATAGCTGTTAATGAAGCTGCAGCTTTGTTAGCTGATTATAACGGAAGATTGCAGGCAGAAAtggaagatagaagaagattaTTAACTATGCTTAGAGATTACACATTAGCACAAAGACAATTACTTCAACAGGCACAAACAACACTGGAg gattacaaagaaaaattaaagaaagtcTGTGCCGTTAGATCAGAGGTGAAATCGCATATTTCTAATTTACCAGATTTGACACAATTACCAGATGTAACAGGAGGCCTTGCTCCACTTCCTTCAGCTGGTGACTTATTTTCTATGCATTAG
- the LOC127067445 gene encoding 85/88 kDa calcium-independent phospholipase A2: MTWLGTIANNVLRNIVFTVPPPNIVLTVKTDQYSNRLIHCREDGIVLYRPGDKGIENKYEIILHRPCTETLDQAYSLYRTDDMIDGETRFLIYKDKVPVLVQISREMSNVSKIQRLCDTLVEHPTWTLAHLAAHFALYEAFKNTVVNSQLNSSDLDTGVSPLQVAVQTKNLRTVQMLKAANSSLEHTDKQGNTVYHYAATSTKDIILTIKGLSNSLNSRNNDGYTPLHIACMNDEPECVKALLLIGADVNIPPSDGQPSSPGYVGDFLHNKPNVLYSEDMRFGGTPLHWSHSRPVVNALIEHHVDIDAVNFQGRTALHVMVIRKRLDCVVALLSHMASVNKVDQDGNTPLHLAVSSGTIAVVQVLVGFGADINARNWKSETPRHMVNLNNSDGQKILYILHAVGAQRCQSDMKDCNLGCKYNENYNGIIPNEVPRSVPRTTLDQMLHVSGMETMASLERRKMKGGRLLCLDGGGIRGLVLIQTLLEIESILKKPVIECFDWVAGTSTGGILALGLASGKSLKECQALYFRIKEDAFVGFRPYNSEGLENILKDCLGPETVMADIDRPKLMITGVLADRKPVDLHLFRNYESPSELLDVPRNTDFKATLSPSEQLLWKAARATGAAPSYFRAFGRFLDGGLIANNPTLDAITEIHEYNLALKAVRRESEVVPLSLVVSLGTGLIPVEPLTDIDVFRPEGLWDTAKVAMGITALGSLLVDQATASDGRVVDRARTWCSMIGVPYYRFSPQLTMEVAMDEKKDEILADMIWTAKAFMHANRNQVQELAAVINRDA, translated from the exons atgaCTTGGCTCGGTACGATCGCTAATAATGTGTTACGGAATATTGTTTTTACGGTTCCTCCACCTAATATAGTTTTAACTGTCAAAACCGATCAATATAGTAATCGGCTTATTCATTGTCGAGAGGATGGTATTGTGTTATATAGACCTGGGGATAAGggtattgaaaataaatatgagatcATACTTCATAGACCCTGCACAGAAACGTTGGATCAAGCTTATAg CTTGTATCGAACGGACGATATGATAGATGGTGAAACACGTTTCTTGATATACAAAGATAAAGTTCCTGTTTTAGTTCAAATATCACGCgag atgagCAATGTAAGCAAGATACAGAGATTATGCGACACTCTAGTAGAACATCCGACATGGACGTTGGCGCATTTAGCTGCTCATTTCGCTCTCTACGAGGCATTTAAAAATACGGTGGTAAATAGTCAATTGAATAGCAGCGACTTAGACACAGGAGTATCGCCGTTACAGGTAGCagtacaaacaaaaaatttacgaaCCGTGCAAATGCTCAAAGCTGCTAATAGTTCGTTGGAACATACGGACAAGCAAGGGAATACGGTGTATCATTACGCAGCTACGTCAAccaaagatattattttaacgatcaaAGGTTTATCCAATAGTTTGAATAGTCGAAATAATGACGGTTATACCCCGTTACATATCGCTTGTATGAACGACGAACCCGAATGCGTGAAGGCTCTCTTGTTAATTGGAGCAGACGTTAATATTCCACCATCAGATGGACAACCTTCTAGTCCAGGATACGTAGGCGACTTTTTACATAATAAACCTAATGTACTTTATTCGGAAGATATGAGATTCGGTGGTACGCCCTTGCATTGGTCTCACAGTAGACCGGTTGTGAATGCTTTAATCGAGCACCATGTGGATATAGATGCTGTCAATTTCCAAGGACGTACAGCTTTACACGTTATGGTAATAAGAAAACGTTTGGATTGCGTGGTGGCTTTGTTGAGTCACATGGCTTCCGTGAACAAAGTCGATCAAGACGGTAATACTCCATTGCATTTGGCGGTCTCTTCGGGCACAATAGCTGTGGTGCAAGTTCTCGTTGGGTTTGGAGCTGACATCAATGCAAGAAATTGGAAGTCGGAAACACCAAGACACATGGTTAATCTTAATAACAGCGATGGCCAGAAGATACTTTACATCTTGCATGCCGTTGGTGCTCAACGTTGTCAATCCGACATGAAGGACTGTAATTTAGGATGTAAATACAATGAGAATTACAACGGGATTATACCGAACGAAGTGCCAAGATCCGTTCCACGTACTACCTTGGATCAAATGTTACACGTATCGGGTATGGAAACAATGGCATCAttggaaagaaggaagatgaaaGGTGGAAGATTGTTGTGTCTCGACGGTGGTGGAATACGTGGTTTGGTATTGATACAAACCTTGTTAGAAATCGAGTCGATCTTGAAGAAACCAGTGATAGAATGTTTCGATTGGGTTGCTGGTACGTCGACCGGTGGAATCTTAGCTCTTGGTTTGGCATCGGGAAAATCATTGAAGGAATGTCAAGCTTTGTATTTCCGTATTAAGGAAGACGCTTTCGTAGGTTTCAGGCCGTACAACAGTGAAGGTTtagagaatatattaaaagattgtTTAGGTCCGGAAACAGTAATGGCTGACATAGACAGACCTAAATTAATGATAACAGGTGTATTGGCCGATCGCAAACCTGTAGATCTACATCTTTTTCGTAATTACGAGTCACCTAGTGAATTATTAGACGTCCCAAGGAATACAGATTTCAAAGCCACGTTATCACCCTCGGAACAATTATTATGGAAGGCTGCACGTGCAACTGGCGCTGCTCCCTCGTATTTTCGTGCTTTTGGTAGATTCCTCGATGGTGGACTTATTGCTAATAATCCGACATTGGATGCCATTACTGAGATACACGAATATAATTTGGCCTTGAAAGCAGTTAGACGAGAATCCGAAGTCGTACCATTGTCATTGGTTGTTTCTTTGGGTACCGGTTTGATACCGGTTGAACCATTAACCGATATAGATGTATTTAGACCAGAAGGTTTATGGGATACAGCTAAAGTAGCCATGGGTATTACTGCTTTAGGATCTTTACTCGTAGATCAAGCTACTGCTAGCGATGGAAGAGTTGTTGATCGTGCTAGAACCTGGTGTTCTATGATAGGTGTACCGTATTATAGATTTAGTCCGCAATTAACAATGGAAGTAGCCATGGatgagaagaaagatgaaatattGGCGGACATGATATGGACAGCTAAGGCCTTTATGCATGCCAATAGAAATCAAGTTCAGGAATTAGCTGCTGTTATTAATCGAGACGCGTAG
- the LOC127067461 gene encoding sex-determining region Y protein-like, whose amino-acid sequence MEGHNVNGLSTTTLEVKPGTSGIENCNNSLDDAVGKLLQGYDWTLLPVTSRAGSRRSAHVKRPMNAFMVWAQAARRRLADQYPQLHNAELSKTLGKLWRILSDGEKQPFIEEAERLRNAHKKQHPHYKYQPRRRKPKSEEQLVNPINRGLSSVVTPLETNVPITTDCNYARLYTENDNIKIYDRPTYQDTKPTYDLSRGSWSINETIKYPMDHHLHHHHLHHHNNNNNNNNNNNNNNNNSNSNSNSNNNSNNNNTSKSYDSTSKYDVNMKNFNDVKCHETMKYHHNHNHHHHHHHQVPSTNKSHEIVTLGKYNETISKYSESPDGKSYEIPKYNDVKSYNESFKYPNDIMTTNGKSYACIHGQYYPNITETYTVQEENDYQAQTMTPHTFYPYISATMSQAPYYMGPR is encoded by the exons ATGGAAGGCCATAATGTTAATGGTTTGTCTACTACTACGTTGGAAGTTAAACCTGGAACTTCTGGTATTGAAAATTGCAACAATAGCTTGGACGACGCCGTAGGGAAATTATTGCaag GTTACGACTGGACGTTACTTCCAGTTACTTCCCGAGCCGGGAGTCGTAGAAGCGCACACGTGAAACGACCGATGAACGCGTTTATGGTTTGGGCACAAGCAGCAAGACGAAGATTGGCCGATCAGTATCCTCAATTGCATAATGCTGAATTATCGAAAACGTTGGGAAAATTATGGag AATTTTAAGCGATGGCGAGAAGCAACCATTCATCGAGGAAGCTGAGAGACTTAGGAATGCCCATAAAAAACAACACCCACATTACAAG TATCAGCCACGACGTAGAAAACCAAAATCGGAGGAGCAATTGGTTAATCCGATAAATCGTGGATTATCGTCGGTTGTAACGCCGTTGGAAACGAACGTTCCAATTACGACAGATTGTAATTACGCTCGTTTATATACCGAGAACGATAATATAAAGATCTACGATAGACCAACGTATCAAGATACAAAACCAACTTACGATTTATCGAGAGGATCCTGGAGCATAAACGAAACGATCAAATATCCTATGGATCATCATttgcatcatcatcatttacatcatcacaataataataataataataataataataataacaacaataacaataatagcaatagcaatagcaatagcaataacaatagtaataataataatacgagcAAAAGTTATGATTCCACGAGCAAATACGATGTCaacatgaaaaattttaacgacGTTAAATGTCACGAAACGATGAAATATCATCAcaatcataatcatcatcatcaccatcatcatcaagTTCCTTCTACGAACAAGTCTCACGAGATTGTCACTCTCGGTAAATATAACGAAACGATCTCGAAATATTCCGAATCGCCGGATGGAAAATCTTACGAGATACCGAAATATAACGATGTCAAAAGTTACAACGAAAGTTTTAAATATCCGAACGATATTATGACTACCAATGGGAAATCTTATGCCTGTATACACGGACAATATTATCCGAATATAACTGAAACGTACACGgtacaagaagaaaatgattatcaAGCTCAAACCATGACACCCCATACATTTTATCCATATATATCGGCGACCATGTCTCAGGCACCTTATTACATGGGTCCAcgataa